The Nitrospira sp. CR1.1 genome has a segment encoding these proteins:
- the pstS gene encoding phosphate ABC transporter substrate-binding protein PstS family protein produces MLGLLMTACLVSAAPGDASASETIIVDAEIKSYAKVSGVSGTINSIGSDTLNNLMTLWAEGFRKQYPNVKIQVEGKGSSTAPPALIENTAQLGPMSRTMKSSEIDAFEGKFGYPPTAYPVAVDALALFVNKDNPVAGVTIAEVDALFSKSRRQGHTTDLTRWGQLGHRGDWVNAPVSLYGRNSASGTYGFFKEHALKNGDFKDQVKEQPGSASVVQGISEDRYGIGYSGIGYSTSGVRMVPLAAKPGQPFIEPTHANTKNGTYPLWRYLYIYVNQAPGKPLSPIVKEFLAYVYSKEGQSDVLRDGYFPVPGALAEKQLAKIH; encoded by the coding sequence GGTCAGCGCCGCACCGGGTGATGCTTCCGCGAGCGAAACCATCATCGTTGATGCGGAAATCAAGTCCTATGCGAAGGTCAGCGGCGTGTCTGGGACGATCAACAGCATCGGATCGGATACCCTCAACAATCTCATGACGTTGTGGGCGGAGGGATTTCGGAAGCAATACCCCAATGTCAAAATTCAAGTGGAAGGGAAGGGATCGAGTACGGCCCCGCCCGCGTTGATCGAAAATACGGCTCAACTGGGTCCCATGTCACGCACGATGAAATCCAGTGAGATTGACGCCTTCGAAGGCAAGTTCGGGTATCCCCCCACCGCGTACCCCGTCGCGGTAGATGCGCTGGCGTTGTTCGTGAATAAAGACAATCCGGTTGCAGGGGTCACCATTGCAGAAGTGGACGCCTTGTTTTCGAAGTCGCGACGCCAGGGGCATACCACAGACTTGACCCGTTGGGGCCAGCTCGGTCATCGCGGCGATTGGGTCAATGCACCGGTGAGTCTCTACGGTCGCAACTCGGCATCGGGCACCTACGGATTTTTCAAAGAACACGCGTTGAAGAACGGCGACTTTAAGGATCAGGTGAAGGAGCAGCCGGGATCGGCCTCGGTGGTGCAAGGCATCAGCGAGGATCGGTACGGCATCGGCTATAGCGGAATCGGATACAGCACATCGGGGGTGAGAATGGTTCCGCTGGCGGCAAAGCCGGGACAGCCGTTTATTGAACCGACCCATGCGAATACGAAGAATGGAACCTATCCGCTCTGGCGGTATTTGTATATCTATGTGAACCAGGCTCCTGGCAAACCTCTCTCCCCCATCGTGAAAGAATTTCTTGCGTACGTCTACAGCAAGGAGGGGCAGTCCGACGTGCTCAGGGATGGA